In the genome of Buchnera aphidicola (Acyrthosiphon lactucae), the window AATCAAGGTGCATGGCTTTATGTTAAAGATTATCTAAATGATATGTTACCATCAGATACTTCATTAAAATATATTGGTCGTAAATCTTCAGCTTCACCTGCAGTTGGTTATATTTCTATTCATAAAAAACAACAAGAAAAAATTATTCACAATGCATTAAATATTAATTCAATAATAGGATAAGGAATGAAAAAAATAAATCTTCTTGTTCCAGATTTACCGGAATCTATTAGTGATGCAACAGTTGTAAAATGGCATAAAAAAATAGGAGATAAAGTTAATTGTGATGATAATATAGTTGATATTGAAACAGATAAAGTTATGTTAGAAGTATCTTCTCCATGTGATGGTATATTAAGACTAATTATAGAAGAAGAAGGTAAAATAGTTAAATCTCAACAAATACTTGGTGAAATAGATAAATTAGATATGATTCAAAATGATTTATCTAGTAACAATATTAAAGAAAAAGAAAAAAAAGTATCAAATACAAAAAAACACTCTATCACTCAAGAAAAAAAAATAGAATATTCTTTACAAAATAATATAGAGTATCTTACGCCATCTGTAAGACGATTAATTAATATTAATCAGAATTCTTTAAAAAAAATAATAGAAAAAAATAATAAAGTTAATTTAGAAAATATTATAAAAACAGAAGAAAAAAAAATAAATAAAAGCATATTAAGTCAAAGTTCTGTAGATATCAGCGAAAAACATGAAAAAGAAAATGAAAAATTTGAAAAAAGAGTAAAAATGACTCGATTGCGTCAAAGAATCGCAGAGCGATTACTAGAAAGTAAAAACAATACAGCCATGCTTACAACTTTTAATGAAGTCAATATGAAGCCAATAATGCTTTTACGTGAAAAATATGGCGAAGACTTTAAAAAAAAACATGGTGTTAAAATTGGATTTATGTCTTTTTTTGTAAAAGCAGTGGTTCAAGGTTTGAAAAACTTTCCAGAAATCAATGCTTATATAGATAAAACAGATATAGTTTTTTATAATAATTTTGACATAAGTATTGCTATTTCAACACCGAGAGGATTAATAACACCTGTATTAAAAAATACTGATAAAATGACAATGTCACAAATAGAAAAAAAAATAAAAGAATTTTCTATTAAGGGATTTCAAAATAAAATTAATATTAAGGAATTAATAGGTGGAAATTTTACCATTACCAATGGTGGTGTTTTTGGTTCATTGATGTCTACACCTATTATTAATCCTCCACAAACAGCTATATTAGGTATGCATATGATTCAAGAACGTCCAGTAGCTCTTAATGGAAAAGTTGAAATTCTTCCTATGATG includes:
- the sucB gene encoding dihydrolipoyllysine-residue succinyltransferase, translated to MKKINLLVPDLPESISDATVVKWHKKIGDKVNCDDNIVDIETDKVMLEVSSPCDGILRLIIEEEGKIVKSQQILGEIDKLDMIQNDLSSNNIKEKEKKVSNTKKHSITQEKKIEYSLQNNIEYLTPSVRRLININQNSLKKIIEKNNKVNLENIIKTEEKKINKSILSQSSVDISEKHEKENEKFEKRVKMTRLRQRIAERLLESKNNTAMLTTFNEVNMKPIMLLREKYGEDFKKKHGVKIGFMSFFVKAVVQGLKNFPEINAYIDKTDIVFYNNFDISIAISTPRGLITPVLKNTDKMTMSQIEKKIKEFSIKGFQNKINIKELIGGNFTITNGGVFGSLMSTPIINPPQTAILGMHMIQERPVALNGKVEILPMMYIALSYDHRLIDGKESVGFLVNIKNILEDFTRILIDI